The Fundidesulfovibrio putealis DSM 16056 genome includes a window with the following:
- a CDS encoding TusE/DsrC/DsvC family sulfur relay protein has product MATVEFKGKAFEVDEDGFLQRFEDWTPDWVEYVKESEGIKELSDEHNKVIEFLQDYYKKNGIAPMVRILSKVTGYKLKHIYELFPSGPGKGACKMAGLPKPTGCV; this is encoded by the coding sequence ATGGCCACTGTTGAATTCAAGGGCAAAGCCTTCGAGGTTGACGAGGACGGATTCCTGCAGCGCTTTGAAGACTGGACCCCCGACTGGGTCGAGTACGTCAAGGAGTCCGAGGGCATCAAGGAACTTTCCGACGAGCACAACAAGGTGATCGAGTTCCTGCAGGACTACTACAAGAAGAACGGCATCGCCCCCATGGTCCGCATCCTCTCGAAGGTCACCGGTTACAAGCTCAAGCACATCTATGAGCTGTTCCCCTCCGGACCTGGCAAGGGAGCCTGCAAAATGGCCGGCCTGCCCAAGCCCACCGGCTGCGTGTAG
- the ybeY gene encoding rRNA maturation RNase YbeY: MTDSIWIEPGAALNPALPLSKNEMKPLIRRLLSVLGLQGASLELRLVDDVEIARLNREFLGMTGPTNVLSFPAEDPEQPQYLGELALSVDTLTREAALYGQDPQSHLVRLLAHGLLHLAGYDHGQAMEAMTDAAVEALG, from the coding sequence ATGACCGATTCCATCTGGATCGAACCCGGCGCGGCCTTGAATCCCGCGCTCCCGCTCTCGAAGAACGAGATGAAGCCGCTCATCAGGCGGCTTTTGTCCGTGCTTGGGCTTCAGGGTGCGTCACTTGAGCTTCGTCTCGTGGACGATGTGGAGATAGCCCGGCTGAACCGGGAGTTCCTGGGCATGACCGGCCCCACCAACGTGCTTTCCTTTCCCGCTGAAGACCCCGAACAGCCGCAGTACCTGGGCGAACTGGCCTTGTCCGTGGATACCCTCACGCGCGAGGCCGCGCTCTACGGCCAGGACCCTCAGTCGCATCTGGTGCGCCTGCTGGCACACGGCCTCCTGCACCTGGCCGGGTATGACCACGGCCAGGCGATGGAGGCGATGACGGATGCGGCTGTGGAGGCACTGGGTTAG
- a CDS encoding NFACT RNA binding domain-containing protein, translating into MDAAFFRFLGPELAGVLTGVRFDTVFSPAPGCWTFVFSPPVALDGDSPSDCRFLLAHAHSRSGILSLSAVKPVNPAQPPTMAMWLRKRLRGRRVVCGLTDWRRKRLALELTPGEGRFLLLCMDESPNIVDSLPDDFDAAPGWRSVAEALDDPACPRSLRRALEREDPLDRDVFLETFLEGRASGFFLGESGSSQDGPLPWPAGRESQRYSNALHAAHAYAQTAFFAALTPPEEPPQRAKARVKKRMALLDQDQRRLDGLIQQHLYGETVAANLSLLDKRAKLGPMLLEHPEKGQLTVPLDPALTVLENMERFFRKAAKGRRGQVHVERLRREAEEGGVPPRRGQAQPAEPAKATPKQRAKTQSVALHRFRSSDGFVILRGKNSAANHRLLSEMASPFDFWLHAEGGPGAHVILKRDNPGQDVPERSLREAAVLAGLSSWRANDAKANVLVAAASEVRKMKGAALGQVRLDSAKTLLVDLDPGLEGRLRLPS; encoded by the coding sequence ATGGACGCTGCGTTCTTCAGGTTTCTTGGGCCTGAACTGGCAGGCGTCCTCACGGGCGTTCGGTTCGACACGGTCTTCAGTCCGGCCCCAGGGTGCTGGACCTTCGTTTTTTCGCCTCCCGTTGCGCTGGACGGCGACTCTCCCTCGGATTGCCGCTTCCTTCTGGCCCATGCACACTCCCGCTCCGGCATCCTGTCGCTGTCAGCCGTCAAGCCGGTCAACCCGGCGCAACCTCCGACCATGGCCATGTGGCTGCGCAAGCGCCTGCGCGGGCGCAGGGTGGTCTGCGGCCTGACCGACTGGAGGCGCAAGCGCCTGGCCCTGGAACTCACGCCGGGAGAAGGGCGCTTCCTGCTTCTGTGCATGGACGAATCCCCCAATATTGTTGACAGCCTGCCGGATGATTTCGACGCCGCGCCGGGGTGGCGCTCCGTCGCCGAGGCGCTGGACGATCCGGCCTGCCCCAGGAGCCTGCGCCGGGCACTCGAGCGGGAAGACCCCCTTGATAGAGACGTGTTCCTGGAAACATTTCTTGAAGGCCGCGCGTCAGGCTTTTTCCTCGGTGAATCCGGATCGTCGCAGGATGGTCCGCTGCCCTGGCCGGCCGGGCGGGAGTCGCAGCGATATTCCAACGCCCTGCATGCCGCCCATGCATACGCGCAGACGGCTTTCTTCGCGGCCCTGACCCCGCCGGAGGAACCGCCGCAGCGCGCCAAGGCCCGCGTGAAGAAGCGGATGGCCCTTCTGGACCAGGACCAGCGCAGGCTGGATGGCCTGATCCAGCAGCATCTCTACGGCGAAACCGTGGCCGCCAACCTCTCCCTGCTGGACAAGCGGGCCAAGCTCGGGCCGATGCTACTTGAGCATCCTGAAAAAGGTCAGCTGACAGTGCCGCTGGACCCGGCCCTCACGGTGCTCGAAAACATGGAGCGCTTCTTCCGCAAGGCCGCCAAAGGACGCAGGGGGCAGGTGCACGTGGAGCGGTTGCGGCGTGAAGCCGAGGAGGGGGGCGTGCCGCCGCGCAGGGGCCAGGCCCAGCCAGCCGAGCCTGCCAAGGCGACGCCGAAGCAGCGCGCCAAGACGCAGTCCGTGGCTCTGCACCGGTTCCGCTCCTCGGACGGGTTTGTCATCCTTCGCGGCAAAAACAGCGCCGCCAACCACAGGCTGCTCTCCGAGATGGCCAGCCCGTTCGACTTCTGGCTGCACGCCGAGGGCGGTCCTGGCGCGCACGTCATCCTCAAGCGGGATAATCCGGGCCAGGACGTTCCCGAACGGAGCCTGCGCGAGGCTGCGGTCCTGGCCGGGCTGTCCAGTTGGAGGGCCAACGACGCCAAGGCCAATGTGCTGGTGGCGGCAGCGTCCGAGGTCCGCAAGATGAAGGGTGCGGCCCTTGGACAGGTGCGCCTGGACAGCGCCAAGACGCTTCTCGTTGATCTGGACCCCGGACTGGAAGGCCGCTTACGCCTTCCTTCTTGA
- a CDS encoding class I SAM-dependent methyltransferase, with protein sequence MTSDPRILELALDPASRLDDILALARSRYPVVFETVSLGGMDIDLLQIEDLPGYIDRLVETARPGEKIVLPFWAKLWPASFPLAMLAARTTPSPGKRLLELGAGLGLCGLAAAKKGIDSLITDIEPEALLFIRASILRNGLDAVARAGLLDMGAARLDDSFDVIVASEALYLPLLHEPLADFLVSHLKPGQDSHVLLSCDRCREAAPFFARVQQDFLIQRTQSTCRSDSGESQTCVLYRMRSRTNA encoded by the coding sequence ATGACAAGCGATCCGCGCATACTGGAACTCGCCCTGGATCCGGCCAGCCGCCTGGACGACATCCTGGCCCTGGCCCGGTCACGCTACCCTGTCGTCTTCGAGACAGTCAGCCTTGGCGGCATGGATATCGACCTGCTCCAGATCGAGGATCTGCCCGGCTACATCGACCGTCTAGTTGAGACCGCGCGCCCTGGCGAGAAGATCGTGCTGCCTTTCTGGGCCAAACTCTGGCCCGCCTCCTTCCCGCTGGCCATGCTGGCCGCCAGGACCACTCCGTCCCCCGGCAAGCGCCTGCTGGAGTTGGGCGCGGGCCTTGGCCTGTGCGGTCTGGCCGCAGCAAAAAAGGGGATCGACTCCCTCATCACGGACATCGAACCGGAGGCGCTCCTGTTCATCCGGGCCAGCATCCTGAGAAACGGCCTGGACGCCGTGGCCAGGGCCGGACTTCTGGACATGGGCGCCGCGCGCCTGGACGATTCCTTCGACGTGATCGTCGCCTCCGAGGCCCTGTACCTGCCCCTGCTGCACGAACCGCTGGCGGACTTTCTGGTCAGCCACCTGAAACCCGGCCAGGATTCCCACGTGCTGCTCTCCTGTGACCGCTGCCGCGAAGCAGCCCCGTTTTTCGCCCGAGTCCAACAGGACTTCCTGATCCAGCGAACCCAGTCCACCTGCCGCTCGGATTCCGGGGAGTCCCAAACCTGCGTGCTGTACCGCATGCGGAGCCGTACCAATGCGTAA
- a CDS encoding HD family phosphohydrolase yields MSCQPGMACSLERPLPWGLGVFLVVILGASILSSVRFESPVKVFLAGEIATQDITADQNLRFEDREATLRKREQVAENQPPVFDLSPESYEYLRKHASDVLLQAKRTDDDPEKVRASLSEDLNSEISRETIQIWRSQEFLDLMALQVMPWMKEAYAKGVAGHPGIFASYKQGILLRELPSGMETLYLEAPVTLDLEKLKDDLDQLLRRDLKKNIRVRKAVFALIGPFLRPNLVFNQETTRLRKQEIVVAMEPVYSNIYKGEMVVRQGERVTPEQQTKLQTLYAHRTSSLKPFAIPGTFLLACLFFVLLHLSQGKKSGIRAVSHRDWLALALVTAFFVLLAKFVELARVSDAHLPAFLKSSQVAFGLPIAGAAGVLAMFLPQALCSFAVLLLSYLVTNEVGGNVHLFSYYLLGGFVYATIIRNCETRQDVLRSILPLSALCVVSWFGVVLVQDGAGELTLAGGVHAAFNSVFSLLLVLGLSPVLEMVFGYTSRFKLMELMSLEQPLLQDLMVNAPGTYHHSIIVANMVEAAARAVGANALLAKVAALYHDIGKLKNPQYFIENQFGKENKHNKLSPSMSALILISHVKKGVELAKEHKLGDEIAALIGQHHGMTLITYFYHKAQEQAEAKGEEPVREDEFRYPGPKPQSKEAGIIMLADAIEASSRTLVDPTPSRIKGHIQSIVRKLYNEGELDGSELTLKDLTQASDTFHRILTGIFHHRIEYPNMERGKEKPKENGEKLALPEKGALPEKAA; encoded by the coding sequence GTGTCCTGTCAGCCGGGCATGGCCTGTTCGCTGGAACGCCCGCTCCCCTGGGGGCTGGGCGTTTTTCTGGTGGTCATTCTGGGCGCGAGCATCCTGTCCTCCGTGCGTTTCGAATCGCCGGTCAAGGTCTTCCTGGCCGGTGAGATAGCCACCCAGGACATCACCGCCGACCAGAACCTGCGGTTCGAGGACCGCGAGGCCACCCTGCGAAAACGTGAACAGGTGGCCGAAAACCAGCCTCCCGTCTTCGATCTGAGCCCGGAATCCTACGAGTACCTCCGCAAGCACGCATCTGATGTGCTCCTTCAGGCCAAGCGCACCGACGACGACCCCGAAAAGGTGCGCGCCTCCCTCTCCGAGGACCTGAACAGCGAAATCAGCCGGGAAACCATTCAGATATGGCGTTCCCAGGAATTTCTGGACCTCATGGCGCTTCAGGTGATGCCCTGGATGAAAGAGGCGTACGCCAAAGGCGTTGCCGGACATCCCGGAATCTTCGCCTCCTACAAGCAGGGGATCCTCCTGCGCGAGCTTCCCTCGGGCATGGAGACCCTCTACCTGGAAGCACCCGTCACACTTGATCTGGAGAAGCTCAAGGACGACCTGGACCAGCTGCTGCGCCGCGACCTGAAAAAGAACATCCGCGTGCGCAAGGCTGTTTTCGCCCTGATCGGCCCCTTCCTGCGTCCGAACCTGGTCTTCAACCAGGAGACCACCCGGCTGCGCAAGCAGGAGATCGTGGTGGCCATGGAGCCGGTGTACTCCAACATCTACAAGGGCGAGATGGTCGTGCGCCAGGGCGAGCGCGTCACGCCGGAGCAGCAGACCAAGCTTCAGACGCTCTACGCCCACCGCACCAGTTCGCTCAAACCCTTCGCCATTCCCGGCACGTTCCTGCTGGCCTGTCTGTTCTTCGTGCTGCTGCACCTCTCGCAGGGCAAGAAGTCCGGCATTCGTGCGGTCAGCCACCGTGACTGGCTGGCCCTGGCCTTGGTGACCGCGTTCTTCGTGCTGCTGGCCAAGTTCGTGGAGCTGGCCCGCGTGTCGGACGCCCATCTCCCGGCGTTCCTCAAATCCAGCCAGGTGGCCTTCGGCCTGCCCATCGCGGGCGCGGCAGGCGTGCTGGCCATGTTCCTGCCCCAGGCGCTGTGTTCATTCGCCGTGCTTCTGCTCTCGTATCTGGTCACCAACGAGGTGGGCGGCAACGTGCACCTGTTCAGCTACTATCTGCTGGGCGGCTTCGTGTACGCCACCATCATCAGGAACTGCGAGACGCGTCAGGACGTGCTGCGGTCCATCCTGCCGCTGTCGGCCCTGTGCGTCGTGTCCTGGTTCGGCGTGGTGCTGGTGCAGGACGGAGCAGGGGAGCTGACCCTGGCGGGCGGCGTGCACGCGGCCTTCAACTCCGTTTTTTCGCTGCTCCTGGTGCTGGGCCTGAGCCCTGTGCTGGAGATGGTCTTCGGCTATACATCGCGCTTCAAGCTGATGGAGCTCATGAGCCTGGAGCAGCCGCTCCTGCAGGATCTCATGGTCAACGCGCCCGGCACCTACCATCACTCCATCATCGTGGCCAACATGGTGGAGGCCGCCGCGCGCGCCGTGGGAGCCAACGCCCTGCTGGCCAAGGTGGCCGCGCTCTACCACGACATCGGCAAGCTCAAGAATCCGCAGTACTTCATCGAGAACCAGTTCGGGAAAGAGAACAAGCACAACAAGCTCTCCCCCTCCATGAGCGCGCTCATCCTCATCTCCCACGTGAAGAAAGGCGTGGAGCTGGCCAAGGAGCACAAGCTCGGCGACGAGATCGCCGCCCTCATCGGCCAGCATCACGGCATGACGCTCATCACCTATTTCTACCACAAGGCCCAGGAGCAGGCCGAGGCCAAGGGCGAGGAACCCGTGCGCGAGGACGAATTCCGCTACCCCGGCCCCAAGCCCCAGTCCAAGGAAGCCGGCATCATCATGCTGGCCGACGCCATCGAGGCCTCCAGCCGGACCCTGGTGGATCCCACGCCCAGCCGCATCAAGGGGCATATTCAGTCCATCGTGCGCAAGCTCTATAATGAAGGCGAGCTGGACGGCTCCGAGTTGACGCTCAAGGACCTGACCCAGGCCTCCGACACCTTCCACCGGATTCTCACCGGTATCTTCCACCACCGGATCGAGTATCCGAACATGGAACGTGGGAAGGAAAAGCCGAAAGAGAACGGCGAGAAGCTCGCCCTGCCCGAGAAGGGGGCGCTGCCCGAAAAGGCGGCATAA
- the dksA gene encoding RNA polymerase-binding protein DksA: protein MDQKDLDFFRQYLNDSLQDILKKGEETIEDMTDTVEVYADPADRATAESDRAFTLRLRDRERKLIRKIQEALERIEDGTYGRCEECDEDISVARLKARPVTTLCIKCKARQEADEDLRGE from the coding sequence ATGGATCAGAAAGATTTGGACTTCTTCCGGCAGTACCTGAACGACTCCCTCCAGGATATCCTCAAGAAAGGTGAGGAGACCATTGAGGATATGACCGACACCGTCGAGGTCTACGCGGACCCCGCCGACCGTGCCACCGCCGAATCCGACCGCGCCTTCACCCTGCGCCTGCGCGATCGCGAGCGAAAGCTCATCCGCAAGATCCAGGAAGCGCTGGAGCGCATCGAGGACGGCACGTACGGACGTTGCGAGGAGTGCGACGAGGACATCAGCGTGGCCCGCCTGAAGGCCCGTCCCGTCACCACCCTGTGCATCAAGTGCAAGGCCCGCCAAGAGGCCGACGAGGACCTGCGGGGCGAGTAG
- a CDS encoding methyl-accepting chemotaxis protein, with product MDAAGAGALAGTLSDTRQLLLWSGIGAMALVVACGAVLGVGFTGRVRDILDALTRAENGDLGSRCQTSGSDEIARIATEINTLLTRVQDLFAQAREHESQADASARQCQLAMTQAAQSRQRAENSRRQGMGGASGTLRKVVGEIQNVASSLSTEVDGTADAARRQADMVVQTAFAVEQLDQAVMEAARNASGASQLAAKARDRAEHGAGVVEAVLESITAAHARTMELKDVVSDLGVRSESIGRIMTVISDIADQTNLLALNAAIEAARAGDAGRGFAVVADEVRKLAEKTMEATREVGQVIQAIQSGARDAASGMENAASEVERATGQARQSGEALGEIVSIVEATSDQVRSIATAAEQQSAASTQIGRTVNSVRDISTGTLDGMNRCEQGLDTLLEQVGALANLNSVFTLLGQGVVQDVIEQLACSPELVSMERARMEAGLRKALADNAFLELAYITDASGRQVVSNIPQAGFFQQEGEGFGKSWSSRPWFTGAVKSKDIFISEVYVSTASNAPCITVSRPIEAADGTMLGVLGLDVKLN from the coding sequence ATGGACGCTGCCGGGGCAGGCGCGCTGGCCGGGACGCTCTCGGACACGCGCCAGCTTCTTTTATGGTCAGGCATTGGGGCCATGGCCCTTGTCGTTGCTTGCGGTGCAGTCCTGGGAGTCGGCTTCACTGGCAGGGTCAGGGACATCCTGGACGCCCTGACGCGCGCCGAAAACGGCGACCTGGGCAGCCGTTGCCAGACGTCCGGTTCCGATGAAATCGCCCGCATAGCAACTGAAATCAACACGCTCCTGACGCGGGTGCAGGACCTCTTCGCCCAGGCCAGGGAGCACGAATCCCAGGCCGATGCGAGCGCTCGGCAGTGCCAGCTGGCCATGACCCAGGCGGCGCAGTCCCGCCAAAGGGCCGAGAATTCGCGCCGCCAGGGAATGGGCGGAGCTTCCGGCACGCTCAGGAAGGTCGTCGGCGAAATCCAGAACGTGGCCTCGAGCCTCTCCACCGAGGTTGACGGAACCGCCGATGCGGCACGCAGGCAGGCGGACATGGTCGTCCAGACCGCTTTTGCCGTGGAGCAGCTCGATCAGGCCGTCATGGAGGCAGCCCGCAACGCCTCGGGTGCGTCTCAGCTCGCAGCCAAGGCCCGCGACCGCGCCGAGCATGGCGCCGGCGTCGTCGAGGCGGTGCTCGAATCCATCACAGCGGCCCACGCCCGCACCATGGAGCTCAAGGACGTCGTCTCGGACCTGGGCGTGCGCTCCGAATCCATCGGGCGCATCATGACCGTCATCTCCGACATCGCCGACCAGACCAACCTCCTGGCGCTCAACGCCGCCATCGAGGCGGCCCGCGCTGGCGACGCCGGGCGCGGCTTCGCCGTGGTGGCCGACGAGGTGAGAAAGCTCGCCGAGAAGACCATGGAAGCCACCCGCGAAGTGGGCCAGGTGATCCAGGCCATCCAGTCGGGCGCGCGCGACGCCGCTTCCGGCATGGAGAACGCCGCCTCTGAAGTGGAACGCGCCACGGGGCAGGCCCGTCAGTCCGGCGAGGCGCTGGGCGAGATCGTTTCCATCGTGGAGGCCACCTCCGATCAGGTGCGCTCCATCGCCACTGCAGCAGAACAGCAGTCGGCAGCCAGCACCCAGATCGGGCGCACCGTGAACAGCGTGCGCGATATCTCCACGGGGACCCTTGACGGTATGAATAGATGCGAGCAAGGACTTGATACCTTGCTCGAACAGGTCGGGGCGCTTGCCAACCTGAACAGCGTGTTTACACTGCTGGGGCAGGGCGTGGTGCAGGACGTCATCGAGCAGCTGGCCTGCTCGCCGGAGCTTGTGTCCATGGAGCGCGCCAGGATGGAAGCCGGGCTCAGGAAAGCCTTGGCCGACAACGCTTTTTTGGAGTTGGCCTACATCACCGACGCCTCGGGACGCCAGGTGGTGAGCAACATCCCCCAGGCCGGTTTTTTCCAGCAGGAAGGGGAGGGGTTCGGCAAGAGCTGGAGTTCGCGCCCCTGGTTCACCGGCGCGGTAAAAAGCAAGGATATTTTCATATCAGAGGTTTACGTCTCAACAGCGTCCAACGCGCCGTGCATCACCGTCAGCCGTCCGATCGAGGCCGCCGACGGGACCATGCTCGGGGTGCTGGGGTTGGACGTAAAGCTCAATTGA
- a CDS encoding YcaO-like family protein → MRKLVSTPKGYTSDSDKLCSPAQTVERVKGLFAKHGGILAELRRTDTGRLGIPVYLSICGPQARGVMPTRKQMGKGASPAQAEASALMELAERFSYFSFWADPRNFTRATWSQAQALWPGQLMPVSEILASVADGLDEDQAARLLDLLPWQFHPVTRVEDGRKVMTPLDWFKKLNEFNGSSAGNCLEESILQGACELVERHVSAVVDRQETRTPTIRTHSLGDPVLRNLVEAFERNGVKLWLKDFSLDMPVPTIGALAYDPSTLGMKSEIVFTAGTAASPVKAAIRAVTEIAQLAGDFETGSNYEASGLRKFTGLGEISWVVEGPDTDLDRLPCLERSDMLHEIEAFAQGLRAKGFTLYSVETTQPDLGVAANYNLVPGFLFRERTPHASLGMFVGRMLAEDAPDELAVPGLATLAEICAGKPYLPLHQGLLAMRQGELDQAMRLFEKAEQIQPDPEDGALATFYRAFALTRQDKWEKAEPLLGKAISQSPEVKEYYNLRGVARFKAGNYTDAAGDFEAALALDSGSAMDLANLGLCHKFLGHRDAAVEFLGKALEMDPSLEFAREHLSQIIPNDSDSEMI, encoded by the coding sequence ATGCGTAAGCTCGTCAGTACCCCAAAGGGATACACTTCCGACTCCGACAAACTCTGCTCCCCGGCCCAGACCGTGGAGCGCGTGAAGGGCCTTTTTGCCAAACACGGCGGCATCCTGGCGGAACTTCGCCGCACGGACACCGGCAGGCTTGGCATCCCGGTCTACCTCAGCATCTGCGGCCCCCAGGCGCGCGGCGTCATGCCCACGCGCAAGCAGATGGGCAAAGGCGCTTCCCCGGCCCAGGCCGAAGCCTCCGCCCTGATGGAACTGGCCGAGCGCTTCAGCTATTTCAGCTTCTGGGCCGACCCCAGAAACTTCACCCGCGCCACGTGGTCGCAGGCCCAGGCCCTCTGGCCAGGGCAGCTCATGCCGGTGTCCGAAATCCTCGCCTCCGTGGCCGACGGCCTGGACGAGGATCAGGCCGCGCGCCTGCTTGACCTCCTGCCCTGGCAGTTCCATCCAGTCACCCGCGTGGAGGACGGCCGGAAAGTCATGACGCCCCTGGACTGGTTCAAGAAGCTCAACGAGTTCAACGGGTCGTCCGCAGGCAACTGCCTGGAGGAGTCCATCCTCCAGGGCGCGTGCGAACTGGTGGAGCGACACGTGAGCGCCGTGGTGGACCGCCAGGAGACGCGCACGCCCACCATCCGCACGCACTCCCTGGGAGACCCGGTCCTGCGCAATCTGGTGGAAGCCTTCGAGCGTAACGGCGTGAAGCTCTGGCTCAAGGACTTCAGCCTGGACATGCCCGTCCCCACCATCGGCGCGCTGGCCTATGACCCTTCCACCCTGGGCATGAAAAGCGAGATCGTCTTCACGGCGGGCACTGCGGCCTCCCCGGTCAAGGCGGCCATACGCGCCGTCACCGAGATCGCCCAGTTGGCGGGAGACTTCGAGACCGGCAGCAACTACGAGGCTTCGGGACTGCGCAAGTTCACTGGCCTGGGTGAGATCAGCTGGGTGGTGGAAGGCCCGGACACCGACCTGGACCGCCTGCCCTGCCTGGAGCGCTCCGATATGCTCCACGAGATCGAAGCCTTCGCGCAGGGTCTTCGCGCCAAGGGATTCACCCTGTACAGCGTGGAGACCACGCAGCCCGACCTTGGGGTGGCCGCCAACTACAACCTCGTGCCCGGCTTCCTGTTCCGGGAGCGCACCCCGCACGCCAGCCTGGGCATGTTCGTGGGGCGTATGCTGGCTGAAGACGCTCCCGACGAGCTGGCCGTGCCGGGCCTTGCCACCCTGGCCGAGATATGCGCGGGCAAGCCGTATCTGCCGCTGCACCAGGGGCTTCTGGCCATGCGTCAGGGTGAGCTCGACCAGGCCATGCGCCTTTTCGAGAAGGCCGAGCAGATTCAGCCCGACCCTGAAGACGGCGCGCTGGCCACGTTCTACCGGGCCTTCGCCCTGACCCGCCAGGACAAATGGGAAAAGGCCGAGCCCCTGCTGGGCAAGGCCATCTCACAGAGTCCAGAGGTGAAGGAATACTACAACCTGCGCGGAGTGGCCCGCTTCAAGGCTGGCAACTACACCGACGCCGCAGGCGACTTCGAAGCCGCGCTGGCGCTGGATTCCGGCTCCGCCATGGACCTGGCCAACCTGGGGCTGTGCCACAAATTCCTGGGGCACAGGGACGCCGCTGTGGAGTTTTTGGGCAAGGCGCTGGAGATGGACCCCTCCCTGGAGTTCGCCAGGGAACATCTGAGCCAAATCATACCAAACGACTCTGATAGCGAAATGATTTGA
- a CDS encoding PhoH family protein translates to MAKNNGLERKLEFDDASMARDLFGPHNANLAFVGEKTGIRADSRGSVLTLRGDSQEVLDQVAEAMIKLYGMLKRGVPVYPRDIEPVLSHLGKTPGAKLGKFFEEQSFVVSPKKTISPRTFTQREYMGAIRSGDMVFGIGPAGTGKTYLAVAMAVADLLARRVKRLVLTRPAVEAGEKLGFLPGDLMEKVNPYLRPLYDALHDMLDYQRVTEMLAEGVIEVAPLAFMRGRTLNDSFIILDEAQNTTPEQMKMFLTRLGFGSKAVVTGDVTQVDLPRGAASGLAEARAILSGVEGLSFVHFNEEDVIRHPLVGRIVQAYERHSQSSEKK, encoded by the coding sequence ATGGCAAAAAACAACGGCCTTGAGCGAAAGCTGGAATTCGACGACGCCTCCATGGCCCGGGACCTGTTCGGGCCGCACAACGCCAACCTGGCCTTCGTGGGCGAAAAGACAGGCATCCGGGCCGACTCGCGCGGCTCGGTGCTGACCCTTCGCGGCGACTCGCAGGAGGTGCTCGATCAAGTGGCCGAAGCCATGATCAAGCTCTACGGCATGCTCAAACGCGGTGTGCCGGTCTATCCGCGCGACATCGAACCGGTCTTGTCCCACCTGGGCAAGACGCCCGGAGCGAAACTCGGCAAGTTCTTCGAGGAGCAGTCTTTCGTCGTCTCTCCCAAGAAGACCATTTCGCCCCGCACTTTCACCCAGCGCGAATACATGGGGGCCATCCGCTCCGGCGACATGGTCTTCGGCATCGGCCCCGCAGGCACGGGCAAGACCTACCTAGCCGTGGCCATGGCCGTGGCCGACCTGCTGGCCCGACGGGTCAAGCGCCTGGTGCTGACCCGCCCTGCCGTGGAAGCTGGTGAAAAGCTTGGTTTTCTTCCCGGCGACCTCATGGAGAAGGTGAACCCGTATCTGCGCCCCCTGTACGACGCCCTGCACGACATGCTGGACTATCAGCGGGTCACGGAGATGCTGGCCGAGGGCGTCATCGAGGTGGCTCCCCTGGCCTTCATGCGCGGGCGCACCCTGAACGACTCCTTCATCATCCTGGATGAAGCCCAGAACACAACGCCTGAACAAATGAAGATGTTCTTGACGCGGCTCGGGTTCGGGTCCAAAGCGGTTGTGACCGGCGACGTGACCCAGGTGGACCTGCCGCGCGGCGCGGCTTCGGGCCTCGCGGAGGCTCGCGCCATCCTGTCCGGCGTTGAAGGACTGAGCTTCGTGCATTTCAATGAGGAGGACGTCATCCGCCATCCCCTGGTGGGGCGGATCGTGCAAGCCTATGAGCGGCATTCTCAGTCGTCTGAAAAGAAATAA